In a genomic window of Anomalospiza imberbis isolate Cuckoo-Finch-1a 21T00152 chromosome 5, ASM3175350v1, whole genome shotgun sequence:
- the DUS4L gene encoding tRNA-dihydrouridine(20a/20b) synthase [NAD(P)+]-like: MIDDTIETEECQLKDPMDLFHSGQVVKICAPMVRYSKLAFRTLVRKYSCDLCYTPMIVAADFVRSAKARDSEFTTNKGDHPLIVQFAAKEAQVLCDAARIICPFADGIDLNCGCPQRWAISEGYGACLINKPELVKDMVRHVRNQIDNPKFSVSIKIRIHEDLKRTVDLCQKAEAAGVSWITIHGRSIEERHQPVHYDAIKIIKQSMSIPIVANGDIKSLKDAENVHHLTEADGVMVARGLLANPAMFAGYEETPFQCIQDWVDIALEHGTPFTCFHHHLMYMMERITSKQEKKVFNVLSSTSAVLDYLNDHYGLG, from the exons ATGATTGATGACACCATAGAAACCGAAGAATGCCAACTAAAAGATCCCATGGATTTGTTTCATTCTGGCCAAGTTGTAAAAATATGTGCTCCTATGGTCCGCTATTCAAA GTTGGCTTTCAGAACCTTGGTTAGGAAGTACAGTTGCGATTTGTGTTACACACCAATGATAGTGGCAGCTGATTTTGTGAGATCTGCAAAAGCCAGAGACAGCGAATTCACAACAAACAAAG GTGATCACCCACTGATTGTTCAGTTCGCTGCTAAAGAAGCACAGGTTTTGTGTGATGCTGCCCGTATCATCTGTCCTTTTGCAGATGGAATAGACCTAAACTGTGGCTGTCCTCAGAG atggGCGATTTCAGAAGGTTATGGTGCTTGCTTAATAAATAAACCTGAGCTTGTTAAAGATATGGTGAGACACGTACGGAATCAGATCGACAACCCTAAATTTTCAGTATCTATTAAAATAAG GATCCATGAGGACTTAAAAAGAACAGTTGACCTGTGTCAAAAAGCTGAAGCAGCTGGAGTTTCATGGATTACAATACATGGGAGAAGTATAGAAGAAAGGCATCAACCTGTACATTATgatgcaattaaaataattaaacaaagCATGTCTATACCTATTGTGGCTAATGGAGACATTAAATCTTTAAAAGATGCTGAAAATGTTCATCACTTGACAGAAGCAGATG GTGTAATGGTGGCTAGAGGACTCTTGGCAAATCCAGCTATGTTTGCAGGATATGAAGAGACACCTTTTCAGTGCATCCAGGACTGGGTTGACATTGCTCTTGAGCACGGAACTCCTTTTACGTGTTTTCACCACCACTTAATGTACATGATGGAGCGCATAAcgtcaaaacaagaaaaaaaagttttcaatgTTTTATCAAGTACCTCAGCAGTACTAGATTATCTGAATGACCATTATGGTTTGGGGTAA